One genomic segment of Virgibacillus doumboii includes these proteins:
- a CDS encoding N-acetyltransferase yields the protein MNQIKVEKLLINYKTLEKFKRFKEYGNQELSMLEDLQSNIVENNSESPFYGIYIGNNLIARMSLYKVTAKYDAYFEPTQDYLELWKLEVLPDYRGKNYGKALVDFAKGYNLPIKTNPRINSHDFWEKMGFQKAKYDMERDLGENPLIWMPEGVQEKDV from the coding sequence ATGAACCAAATTAAAGTTGAGAAGCTCTTAATCAATTATAAAACGTTGGAAAAATTTAAGCGTTTTAAAGAATATGGAAATCAGGAACTGTCCATGCTGGAAGACCTGCAAAGCAACATAGTTGAAAATAACAGTGAATCACCATTTTACGGGATTTATATTGGAAATAACCTTATTGCCCGGATGAGTCTTTACAAGGTAACGGCAAAATATGATGCTTATTTTGAGCCAACACAGGACTATCTGGAACTGTGGAAACTTGAAGTGTTGCCGGATTATCGTGGAAAGAACTATGGTAAAGCTTTGGTGGATTTTGCAAAGGGCTATAATTTGCCAATTAAAACAAATCCACGGATTAACTCACACGATTTTTGGGAAAAGATGGGCTTTCAAAAAGCAAAATATGATATGGAAAGAGACCTTGGTGAAAACCCGCTCATCTGGATGCCTGAAGGTGTACAAGAAAAAGATGTATAG